The following proteins are co-located in the Leptodactylus fuscus isolate aLepFus1 chromosome 8, aLepFus1.hap2, whole genome shotgun sequence genome:
- the C1QTNF8 gene encoding complement C1q tumor necrosis factor-related protein 8 — MHLPVVILLVSLVSVDSAAPRTFLWQEVGNPSCVRCCGASEEPAEPPKKSRVKEYVVHPMPRVQPRIEMTILKGEKGDNGGKGPPGVSGKEGERGPQGALGMKGQKGQTGPPGFSCKIRYAAFSVARRKSLHSTEYYQTVVFDKAFVNLYEHFNMFSGTFVCYIPGIYYFNLNVHTWNLKETYLHIMKNNEETAILYAQPSDRSIMQSQSLMLQLKEKDEVWVRMFKRERENALYNDETDIYLIFNGYLVMPMDD; from the exons ATGCATCTCCCAGTGGTCATCCTCTTGGTATCTCTAGTGTCTGTTGATTCTGCTGCACCAAGAACGTTTTTGTGGCAAGAAGTTGGTAACCCCTCATGTGTCCGATGCTGTGGAGCCTCAGAGGAGCCTGCAGAGCCACCCAAGAAGAGCCGAGTGAAGGAATATGTTGTCCACCCAATGCCAAGAGTCCAACCTCGTATAGAGATGACAATTCTCAAAG GTGAAAAGGGTGATAATGGTGGAAAAGGACCTCCAGGAGTTTCAGGAAAAGAAGGTGAACGAGGACCTCAAGGAGCCTTAGGTATGAAGGGTCAAAAAGGTCAAACGGGACCACCAGGGTTTTCTTGCAAGATCCGATATGCAGCATTTTCGGTGGCTCGCCGTAAATCGTTACACAGTACCGAATACTACCAAACTGTGGTATTCGACAAGGCGTTTGTGAACCTGTATGAACACTTCAACATGTTCTCAGGAACTTTCGTCTGTTACATTCCTGGGATTTACTACTTTAACCTCAATGTACATACGTGGAACTTAAAAGAGACCTATCTACATATCATGAAGAACAATGAAGAGACGGCCATTTTGTACGCGCAACCAAGTGACCGCAGTATCATGCAGAGCCAAAGTCTTATGCTCCAGTTGAAGGAAAAGGATGAAGTATGGGTGCGGATGTTCAAAAGAGAGCGAGAGAACGCACTATACAATGACGAGACCGATATCTATCTTATATTCAATGGGTACCTGG